One Acidobacteriota bacterium DNA window includes the following coding sequences:
- a CDS encoding outer membrane lipoprotein carrier protein LolA, with amino-acid sequence MKRIVTMALIAGLALAVAGTIPAVNAETSPQILTGILNKMETAHKQMKSLRAELIQEKINPQIGSKDSDYGTVIYKPAAGKDKGKLRIDYTKPGIKSLSVIGENFTFYEPKLNQAMKSTVNKATKGKAGANLVGLDGSLKALLNNYNIDYVGDATVNGQSTTILRLLPKNRGDYNSIDIWVAQSGLPVQWKMVERNGDYTVITLKNTQINMNIADSAFVINLPGGTKIIDKL; translated from the coding sequence ATGAAAAGGATTGTAACAATGGCGCTGATCGCTGGTTTGGCTCTGGCTGTGGCCGGAACCATTCCGGCTGTGAACGCCGAAACGTCGCCCCAGATTCTCACCGGCATTCTCAATAAGATGGAGACTGCCCACAAACAGATGAAAAGCCTGAGAGCCGAGCTGATTCAGGAAAAAATCAATCCCCAGATTGGCAGCAAAGATTCCGATTACGGCACGGTGATTTACAAACCGGCTGCTGGCAAAGACAAAGGCAAGCTGCGTATTGATTACACCAAGCCCGGCATCAAAAGCCTGTCGGTGATCGGTGAAAATTTCACGTTTTATGAACCGAAACTGAACCAGGCGATGAAGAGCACGGTCAACAAAGCCACTAAGGGGAAGGCCGGCGCAAATCTTGTCGGACTGGATGGATCGCTGAAGGCTTTGCTTAACAATTACAACATTGATTATGTCGGCGATGCCACTGTCAATGGACAGTCAACGACCATTCTGCGATTGCTGCCGAAAAACCGTGGCGATTACAATTCGATTGACATCTGGGTCGCGCAAAGCGGGTTGCCCGTGCAATGGAAAATGGTCGAGCGCAACGGCGATTACACCGTCATCACCCTGAAAAACACGCAGATCAATATGAACATTGCCGATTCGGCGTTTGTCATCAATTTGCCGGGCGGCACCAAAATCATAGATAAATTGTAA
- a CDS encoding radical SAM protein — MTDLSSSKLSRHIREAKLVAKGLASTKHPILAHVIPMRRCNLACGYCNEYDKVSEPVPFEEMKRRLDRLASFGTNTITISGGEPMLHPQIFDIISYIRSHGMIAGLISNGYYMTRENIEKLNRAGLEYLQISIDNVKPDKVSQKSLKVIDRYLVNLSKYAKFHININSVIGGGIQNPEDALTVAERAVELGFGSTLGIIHDHSGQLKPLSGREEAVYQKLRRYGKKKFGWLNQFQDDLAYGRPHNWRCRAGARYLYICEDGLVHYCSQQRGYPGIPLAEYTREHLDHEFRTEKPCAKFCTIACVQQVAMLDNWRAPQEPFDIPEAFPKHVNQGDLADEVVRAES, encoded by the coding sequence ATGACAGACCTGAGCAGCAGCAAATTGAGCAGGCACATCCGCGAAGCCAAACTCGTTGCCAAAGGCCTGGCTTCGACCAAACACCCCATTTTGGCGCATGTGATTCCGATGCGCCGATGCAATCTGGCTTGCGGATATTGCAACGAATACGACAAGGTTTCCGAACCCGTGCCCTTTGAGGAAATGAAGCGACGGTTGGACAGGTTGGCTTCATTCGGCACAAATACCATCACCATTAGCGGCGGCGAGCCGATGCTCCACCCGCAAATTTTTGACATCATCTCCTACATTCGCTCGCACGGAATGATCGCCGGGCTGATCAGCAACGGCTATTACATGACCCGCGAAAATATCGAAAAGCTCAACCGCGCGGGATTGGAATACCTGCAAATCAGCATAGACAACGTCAAACCCGACAAAGTGTCACAAAAGAGTTTGAAGGTGATTGACCGGTATCTGGTCAATTTGTCGAAATACGCTAAATTCCACATCAATATCAATTCCGTGATCGGCGGAGGAATTCAGAATCCCGAAGACGCATTGACCGTGGCCGAACGCGCCGTCGAACTCGGCTTCGGCTCCACACTGGGAATCATTCACGACCACAGCGGCCAGTTGAAACCCTTGAGCGGCAGGGAAGAAGCCGTTTACCAAAAACTTCGTCGTTACGGGAAAAAGAAATTTGGCTGGCTGAACCAATTCCAGGACGATTTGGCGTACGGGCGTCCACACAACTGGCGTTGCCGCGCCGGAGCGCGTTACCTGTACATTTGCGAAGATGGCCTGGTGCATTACTGCTCGCAACAGCGAGGCTATCCCGGCATTCCCCTGGCCGAATACACGCGCGAGCACCTGGATCACGAATTCCGCACGGAAAAGCCCTGCGCCAAATTCTGCACCATCGCCTGCGTCCAGCAGGTGGCGATGCTGGACAACTGGCGCGCTCCGCAAGAACCCTTCGACATCCCCGAAGCCTTTCCGAAACACGTCAATCAGGGTGATTTGGCCGATGAAGTCGTTCGCGCCGAGTCTTGA
- a CDS encoding DEAD/DEAH box helicase family protein yields the protein MPDQTINQNPEQIARDQIDKQLRACGWAVQSKKQINLGAAIGVAVREYQTDAGPADYLLFVDKKPVGVIEAKESNKGFQLTQVEDQSTQYAQARLKYLNNAPLPFVYESTGEVTRFTDYRDLKPRSRPVFSFHRPETFQVWLKQADTLRNSFLKMPELPIEGLRDCQVKAITRLEKSFRQTQPRALIQMATGAGKTFTAITFIYRLLKYTNAKRILFLVDTKNLGEQAEQEFLSFLPNDDNRKFTELYGVHRLKSGYIPTDNHVYISTIQRLYSILKGTELDESAELENPNEIKWRDREIPAVEYSERLPVEFFDFVVIDECHRSIYNLWKQVLEYFDAFQIGLTATPDNRTFGYFNQNVVSEYTHQQAVTDGVNVGFNVYTIETEITQQGAQLKMGEFVDRREKLSRKRRWLQLDEDTVYTAKQLDESVVNPNQIRMVIRTFKEHLPVMFPDRIDQNGEFEIPKTLIFAKTDSHADDIIQIVRDEFGESNRFCKKVTYKTDEDPKSILAQFRNEYHPRIAVTVDMIATGTDVKPLEVLLFMRDVRSRNYFEQMKGRGTRTIALDDLRKVSPSAKFTKDHFVIVDAVGVVKSCKTDSQPLERKPSVAMKDLLGAVAVGARDEDLFSSLANRLIRLDKQITDREREQIKEKAGGKPINEIVRDLLRAYDPDTVEELQAQVMTEAPQLTEAEATEAVQAKQAALIEAAAEIFTGEFNGFIENVRKVHEQILDTINPDRLLKVGWDADNQKQAAALVSDFQAWIAEHRDEITALQIFYNQPHRRRELTYAMIRETLETLKTQRPALSPLHVWQAYRQLEPVQGSPQNELIALVSLIRKVCGLDETLTAYDRTVDRNFQQWVFGKQAGALKFSEEQMEWLRMIKDCIAASFHIEKEDFDLNPFDAKGGLGKMWQLFGDEIDTILDEMNEALAA from the coding sequence ATGCCGGATCAAACCATCAATCAAAACCCGGAACAGATTGCGCGTGACCAAATTGATAAGCAGCTTCGCGCTTGCGGCTGGGCGGTGCAAAGCAAGAAGCAAATCAATTTGGGCGCTGCAATCGGCGTCGCTGTGCGCGAATATCAGACCGATGCCGGTCCGGCAGATTACTTGCTCTTTGTGGACAAAAAGCCTGTTGGTGTGATCGAAGCCAAAGAATCGAACAAAGGATTTCAACTGACGCAAGTTGAAGATCAATCCACCCAATACGCCCAAGCCAGGCTGAAATATCTGAACAACGCGCCGCTGCCGTTTGTGTATGAAAGCACGGGCGAAGTCACGCGCTTTACGGATTATCGCGACCTCAAGCCGCGTTCGCGTCCGGTCTTTTCCTTTCATCGCCCTGAAACTTTTCAAGTTTGGCTCAAGCAAGCCGACACGTTGCGTAACAGCTTTCTGAAAATGCCGGAGTTGCCGATCGAAGGACTGCGCGATTGTCAGGTCAAGGCGATCACCAGGCTGGAAAAGTCTTTCCGCCAAACGCAACCGCGCGCGTTGATTCAAATGGCGACTGGCGCAGGCAAAACGTTTACGGCGATTACCTTCATTTACCGGCTGCTGAAATACACCAATGCCAAGCGCATCCTGTTTTTGGTGGACACCAAAAATCTGGGCGAACAGGCCGAGCAGGAATTTTTGAGCTTTCTGCCGAATGACGACAACCGCAAATTCACCGAACTGTACGGCGTGCATAGGCTGAAATCAGGATACATCCCGACGGACAATCACGTGTACATCAGCACGATTCAGCGACTCTATTCGATTTTGAAGGGCACGGAACTGGACGAATCTGCCGAACTGGAAAATCCAAACGAAATCAAATGGCGAGACAGAGAGATTCCAGCGGTGGAATATAGCGAACGGCTGCCGGTTGAGTTCTTCGATTTCGTCGTGATTGATGAATGCCACCGCAGTATCTACAACCTGTGGAAACAGGTGCTGGAATACTTCGATGCGTTTCAGATCGGGCTGACCGCGACGCCGGACAATCGCACCTTCGGATATTTCAACCAGAACGTGGTCAGCGAATATACGCACCAGCAAGCCGTGACGGACGGCGTCAACGTAGGCTTCAACGTGTACACCATTGAAACCGAAATTACGCAGCAGGGCGCGCAGTTGAAGATGGGAGAATTCGTTGATCGCCGCGAAAAGCTTTCGCGCAAGAGACGCTGGCTGCAACTGGACGAAGACACCGTTTATACCGCGAAGCAGTTGGATGAATCCGTCGTCAACCCCAACCAGATTCGGATGGTCATCCGCACGTTCAAAGAACATTTGCCTGTCATGTTCCCGGATCGCATTGACCAGAATGGCGAGTTCGAAATTCCCAAGACGCTGATCTTTGCCAAAACTGACAGTCACGCCGACGACATCATCCAAATCGTCCGCGACGAGTTCGGCGAAAGTAATCGCTTCTGCAAAAAGGTGACGTACAAAACGGACGAAGACCCGAAATCCATCCTGGCGCAATTCCGCAACGAATATCATCCGCGCATTGCCGTGACGGTGGATATGATCGCCACCGGCACGGACGTGAAACCGCTGGAAGTGTTGCTGTTTATGCGCGACGTGCGCAGCCGCAACTACTTCGAGCAGATGAAGGGACGCGGCACGCGCACCATCGCGCTCGACGATTTGCGGAAAGTTTCGCCTTCGGCAAAATTCACCAAAGATCATTTCGTGATTGTGGACGCCGTCGGCGTCGTCAAAAGCTGCAAGACCGACAGCCAGCCATTGGAGCGTAAACCCAGCGTGGCGATGAAAGATTTGCTGGGCGCAGTGGCCGTCGGCGCACGCGACGAAGACTTGTTTTCTTCGCTGGCCAATCGGTTGATCCGACTGGATAAACAAATCACCGACCGTGAACGCGAACAGATCAAAGAAAAAGCGGGCGGCAAGCCGATCAATGAAATTGTCCGTGACTTGCTTCGCGCGTACGACCCGGACACCGTGGAAGAGTTACAGGCGCAAGTGATGACCGAAGCGCCGCAACTCACCGAAGCTGAAGCGACCGAAGCTGTCCAGGCCAAACAAGCTGCGCTGATCGAAGCCGCTGCCGAAATCTTCACCGGCGAATTCAATGGCTTCATCGAAAACGTGCGCAAAGTTCATGAACAGATTCTTGACACGATCAACCCTGACCGGTTGCTGAAAGTTGGCTGGGACGCGGACAACCAGAAGCAAGCCGCCGCGCTGGTCAGCGATTTTCAGGCTTGGATTGCCGAACACCGCGATGAAATTACCGCGCTGCAAATCTTTTACAATCAACCGCATCGCCGCCGCGAACTGACTTACGCGATGATTCGGGAAACGCTGGAAACGCTGAAGACCCAGCGCCCGGCGTTGTCGCCGCTTCACGTGTGGCAGGCGTATCGGCAATTGGAGCCGGTTCAGGGTTCGCCGCAAAATGAATTGATTGCGCTGGTTTCGTTGATTCGCAAAGTCTGCGGCCTGGACGAAACGCTGACGGCGTATGACCGCACGGTAGACCGCAACTTCCAGCAATGGGTGTTCGGCAAACAGGCAGGCGCGCTGAAATTCAGCGAAGAGCAGATGGAATGGCTGCGGATGATCAAAGATTGCATCGCCGCATCGTTTCACATTGAGAAAGAAGATTTTGATTTGAACCCCTTCGACGCCAAAGGCGGCCTGGGAAAAATGTGGCAGTTATTCGGCGATGAGATTGATACGATTCTTGACGAAATGAATGAGGCGTTGGCGGCGTAA
- a CDS encoding GWxTD domain-containing protein — MLNRLFSRNSARRIALLLTLTLTLSSLTVFAQDKKKQDKDKEKRAQEEKLKSVYKRWVNEDVLWIITDEERKTFNSLKTDDEREQFIESFWLRRDPDPDTDVNEYREEYYQRIAYANEHFTSGIPGWKTDRGRIYIMFGAPHEKESHPSGGSYDRPVWEGGGTTSTYPFEIWWYRYIEGVGSDVEIEFVDPTGSGEYRIARNPNEKDALLYTPNAGLTLAEELGLSSKADRIAYGMFGPSGGGAGGGQLFGMRAKDQPFEKLDLLARLQKPPKVKFNDLAALASESDLPKASFDVLAAGLNINLLRVTENAVLTSFTVQLENQDLVYKDIGGLPQAAINIYAKITNVAGRRAGQFEDVVTSSYTPEALELGMQQRSAYEKNVVLPPGNYKIDLVVRDVNSGKTGVIKQGFVVPRYEEGKLSTSTMILASEIKPMTGRLATGQFVRGSLKVMPNATGEFKQDQQLGIYMQVYNVAVDQATLRPSVEIEYVISQRDKEILRFKEDGKNGMSAINNQQITLARTFPLKQFKPGFYDAQVIVKDNVAGVTLTTDKDSFQVK, encoded by the coding sequence ATGTTAAACAGATTGTTCTCAAGAAATTCTGCGCGTCGCATTGCGTTATTGTTGACCCTCACGCTCACCCTTTCCTCGCTTACCGTTTTTGCCCAGGACAAAAAAAAGCAGGACAAAGACAAGGAAAAAAGAGCGCAGGAAGAAAAACTGAAGAGCGTTTACAAACGCTGGGTGAATGAAGACGTGCTCTGGATCATCACCGATGAAGAGCGCAAAACCTTCAATTCCCTGAAAACCGACGACGAGCGCGAACAGTTCATCGAATCCTTCTGGCTGCGCCGTGATCCCGACCCGGACACCGACGTCAACGAGTATCGCGAAGAGTATTACCAGCGAATTGCCTACGCCAACGAACACTTCACCAGCGGCATCCCCGGATGGAAAACCGACCGCGGACGCATTTACATCATGTTCGGGGCGCCCCATGAAAAGGAATCCCACCCCTCCGGCGGCAGCTACGACCGCCCGGTCTGGGAAGGCGGCGGAACGACTTCGACCTATCCGTTTGAAATCTGGTGGTATCGCTATATCGAAGGAGTCGGCTCCGACGTGGAAATCGAATTCGTTGATCCGACCGGTTCCGGCGAATACCGTATTGCCCGCAACCCCAACGAAAAAGACGCGTTGTTGTACACACCAAATGCCGGTTTGACCCTGGCCGAAGAGCTTGGCTTGTCCTCCAAGGCAGACCGCATCGCCTACGGCATGTTCGGCCCCAGCGGTGGTGGAGCCGGTGGCGGACAGCTTTTCGGCATGCGCGCCAAGGATCAGCCGTTTGAAAAACTGGATTTGCTGGCTCGATTGCAGAAGCCGCCGAAAGTGAAATTCAACGATCTGGCGGCATTGGCTTCCGAATCCGACCTGCCCAAAGCCAGCTTTGATGTGCTTGCCGCAGGCCTGAATATCAACCTGCTGCGCGTCACGGAAAACGCCGTGCTGACGTCGTTCACCGTGCAGTTGGAAAACCAGGATTTGGTTTACAAAGATATAGGTGGATTGCCGCAAGCCGCAATCAACATTTACGCCAAAATCACCAACGTCGCCGGTCGTCGCGCCGGACAGTTTGAAGATGTCGTTACCTCCAGTTACACGCCCGAAGCACTGGAACTCGGCATGCAGCAGCGTTCGGCTTATGAAAAGAACGTCGTATTGCCGCCGGGAAATTACAAAATTGACCTGGTTGTGCGCGACGTAAACAGCGGCAAAACCGGCGTCATCAAACAAGGCTTTGTCGTTCCGCGTTATGAAGAAGGCAAGCTTTCGACTTCGACGATGATCCTGGCTTCGGAAATCAAACCGATGACTGGCCGTTTGGCCACCGGCCAATTCGTGCGCGGTTCGCTCAAAGTGATGCCGAACGCCACCGGCGAATTCAAACAGGATCAACAACTGGGCATTTACATGCAGGTTTACAACGTGGCGGTGGATCAAGCCACATTGCGCCCCAGCGTGGAGATTGAGTACGTCATTTCACAACGGGACAAGGAAATCCTGCGCTTCAAGGAAGACGGCAAAAACGGCATGAGCGCCATCAACAACCAGCAAATCACGCTGGCCAGAACGTTTCCGCTCAAACAGTTCAAGCCGGGCTTTTACGACGCCCAAGTGATCGTAAAAGACAACGTTGCCGGAGTCACATTGACCACCGACAAGGACAGCTTCCAGGTGAAATAA
- a CDS encoding ABC transporter ATP-binding protein, whose product MDAILKTENLVMTYRVGKVDVNALRGVNLSVGRGEFVSIMGPSGCGKSTMLHILGGLLKPTSGRVVVDGEDMAAMSDAQRTDTRRRKIGFVFQRFNLFPTLTAEGNLRLAEYIHGNGKKTADDETRREVLRLLRLENKMRHKPLELSGGEQQRVAIARAIINRPAIILADEPTGNLDSENSEIVLEMLRKLNRELNQTIVMITHNPDAAAVAARIIEMRDGMIVGEK is encoded by the coding sequence ATGGACGCAATTCTGAAAACTGAAAACCTGGTGATGACTTACCGCGTAGGTAAAGTGGACGTGAACGCCTTGCGCGGAGTCAATCTGTCGGTTGGGCGTGGAGAGTTTGTTTCGATTATGGGACCGTCCGGGTGTGGTAAATCTACGATGCTGCACATCCTGGGTGGATTGCTGAAACCGACTTCCGGCCGGGTCGTTGTTGATGGTGAGGATATGGCTGCGATGAGCGATGCGCAGCGCACAGACACTCGTCGCCGCAAGATTGGGTTTGTGTTTCAACGATTTAACCTGTTTCCGACGCTGACTGCGGAAGGGAATTTGCGGCTGGCGGAGTACATTCACGGCAATGGCAAAAAGACTGCGGATGACGAGACTCGCCGTGAAGTCTTGCGGTTATTGCGGTTGGAAAATAAAATGCGCCATAAACCGCTGGAACTTTCAGGCGGGGAACAGCAACGAGTGGCCATCGCAAGAGCAATCATCAATCGCCCGGCCATCATTTTGGCCGATGAACCGACAGGCAATCTGGATTCTGAGAATTCCGAGATCGTTCTTGAAATGCTACGGAAGCTGAACCGGGAGTTGAATCAGACGATTGTCATGATCACGCACAATCCCGATGCGGCGGCTGTCGCCGCCAGGATCATCGAGATGCGAGACGGAATGATTGTCGGCGAAAAATGA
- a CDS encoding restriction endonuclease subunit S, with translation MSFTELPNHWDVKKLGEVCEFEYGKGLVKANRNETGDVDVFGSNGRVGSHSEYLVEEPCLIVGRKGAAGEVHLSLKPCWPIDTTYFIRKRDCFELKFLYFQLKTLRLASLEKSTAIPGLNRNDAYEKEIVLPPLAEQHRIVAKLEELFSELDAGLASLKTAAQQLKTYRQAVLKWAFEGKLTNDSVPEDELPAGWKWVKLSEVAKISGGLTKNSNREKLGLKLPFLRVANVYFNALNLTDVHTIGLTESEVERVRLEKDDLLFVEGNGSIEQIGRVALWNGAIKNCVHQNHLIKARLSKRVKPAYALHFFCSKIGRDKIKEQANSTSGLHTLSLGKISKLELPLCSPEEQHRIVQEIESRLSVCDKLEETLAASLKQAEALRQSILKQAFAGKLISPILNPDDIPA, from the coding sequence ATGTCCTTTACCGAATTACCGAATCATTGGGATGTGAAGAAGCTGGGCGAGGTGTGTGAATTTGAGTATGGAAAAGGTCTGGTCAAAGCCAACCGCAATGAAACTGGTGATGTTGATGTCTTTGGTTCAAATGGTAGGGTCGGAAGCCATTCAGAGTATCTGGTTGAAGAACCGTGCCTGATTGTCGGGCGAAAAGGAGCGGCAGGTGAAGTCCATTTGTCACTGAAGCCTTGTTGGCCAATTGACACCACCTATTTCATCAGAAAGAGAGACTGCTTTGAGTTGAAGTTTCTCTATTTCCAGCTAAAAACGCTTCGGCTTGCCTCACTGGAAAAGTCTACGGCTATTCCCGGACTTAATAGAAACGACGCTTACGAAAAAGAAATCGTTCTTCCACCACTGGCCGAGCAGCATCGCATCGTCGCCAAACTCGAAGAACTCTTCAGCGAATTGGACGCGGGGCTGGCCAGCCTCAAGACCGCCGCGCAGCAATTAAAAACCTACCGCCAAGCCGTCTTGAAGTGGGCGTTTGAAGGCAAGCTGACGAATGACTCCGTGCCCGAAGATGAATTGCCTGCGGGATGGAAATGGGTGAAGTTGAGCGAAGTTGCAAAGATTTCAGGCGGGCTCACAAAAAATAGCAACCGAGAAAAGCTTGGACTGAAACTGCCCTTTCTCCGAGTTGCCAATGTGTATTTCAACGCACTCAACCTAACTGACGTTCATACGATTGGCTTAACTGAAAGTGAAGTGGAGCGAGTAAGGCTCGAAAAGGATGATCTGCTGTTTGTCGAAGGGAATGGCAGCATTGAGCAAATAGGCCGTGTGGCGCTTTGGAATGGAGCAATTAAAAATTGCGTGCATCAAAATCATTTGATTAAGGCGCGGTTATCCAAGCGAGTAAAACCTGCGTATGCACTGCATTTCTTTTGCTCAAAAATCGGAAGAGACAAAATCAAGGAACAGGCAAACTCGACTTCAGGGCTACACACCTTAAGCTTAGGAAAAATTTCAAAGCTAGAACTCCCGCTTTGCTCGCCCGAAGAACAGCACCGCATCGTCCAGGAAATCGAAAGCCGGCTGAGCGTTTGCGATAAGTTGGAAGAGACGCTCGCCGCTTCGCTCAAGCAAGCCGAAGCCTTACGGCAGAGCATCTTGAAACAGGCGTTTGCGGGGAAGCTCATTTCCCCAATCTTGAACCCTGATGACATCCCGGCTTAA
- a CDS encoding ABC transporter permease, with product MDNLVVSNIRQRPTRTLISVAGVALGVILIVLNTGLVEGMLNDRIRRERSIGAEIQFGRDASLLTPSSRNPVDVAYANKLREIEGVKLVSPYGLYVQSGNSGLGIELVEGIEFDSYSAITGIKIVDGGQIQNDGEVLIDEFKAQHGKLKVGSDIQVFGNKMKVAGIYSPSAGARIKVSLREMQQLLGVENKCFSILVKVQDPDKQADVQQRIDAALPNNKVILTRDLGLGVGREIPGIKGFVRAVLVLSVIVSALVILLAMYTTITERTREIGILKSLGAPKRYIIGVIEKEALAISLIGVIVGLVISVLAGWILERATTLQLEFTVSWILRAGLIGLAAGALGALYPAIRAANKDAVQALSYD from the coding sequence ATGGACAATCTAGTCGTTTCCAACATTCGTCAGCGCCCGACGCGCACGCTGATCAGCGTGGCTGGCGTAGCTCTGGGTGTGATTCTGATTGTGCTGAACACCGGATTGGTCGAAGGAATGCTCAACGATCGCATCCGGCGTGAGCGGAGCATCGGCGCGGAAATTCAATTTGGCCGCGATGCCTCCTTGCTGACTCCGTCGTCCAGAAATCCGGTGGATGTGGCTTATGCCAACAAACTGCGGGAAATCGAAGGCGTTAAACTGGTGAGTCCTTATGGACTGTACGTTCAATCGGGAAATAGTGGACTGGGGATCGAATTGGTCGAAGGTATAGAGTTTGATAGCTATTCCGCCATCACCGGGATCAAGATCGTGGACGGCGGGCAAATTCAAAACGACGGCGAAGTACTGATTGACGAATTCAAAGCGCAGCACGGCAAACTGAAAGTCGGCAGTGACATTCAAGTGTTCGGAAACAAGATGAAAGTCGCGGGGATTTACTCGCCGTCAGCGGGAGCCAGAATCAAAGTTTCACTGCGTGAAATGCAACAATTGCTGGGCGTGGAAAACAAATGTTTTTCGATTCTGGTGAAAGTGCAGGACCCGGACAAGCAGGCCGATGTTCAGCAGCGCATAGACGCCGCCTTGCCCAATAATAAAGTGATTTTGACGCGCGATCTGGGCTTGGGCGTTGGGCGGGAAATCCCTGGCATCAAAGGCTTTGTTCGTGCGGTGTTAGTGCTGTCGGTGATTGTCAGCGCACTGGTGATTTTGTTGGCAATGTACACCACGATCACGGAACGAACGCGCGAAATCGGGATTTTGAAATCGCTGGGCGCACCCAAGCGGTACATCATCGGCGTAATTGAAAAAGAAGCTCTGGCCATCAGTTTGATTGGAGTCATTGTCGGGCTGGTGATTTCTGTGCTTGCCGGGTGGATTTTGGAGCGAGCAACAACCTTGCAACTGGAATTCACCGTGTCGTGGATTTTGCGCGCGGGGTTGATCGGGTTGGCTGCGGGAGCTTTGGGCGCGCTGTATCCGGCCATTCGAGCGGCGAACAAAGATGCGGTACAGGCATTGTCTTATGATTGA